GAGCTGCTCCGCGCGATGGAAGTCATCGACCACGTACTCGACCGCGTCGGCGAACGCAAACCCGAGTCCGGTGACGGTGACGGCCCAGACGATAGTGCTAATCATGTTAAGCCAAAGGAACTTGCGGCTGGAAATGTTGGTCGTGCCGACCACAATGGGACCGACAATGCGCACACCGTACATGAAGCGATTAGTCAGGATGAACAAGGTGTTGTAGCGATTCAGCAGGTCCCTCGCTTTACCAGCGTGAACACCAATGCGAGGAAAGCGATCGAACACCCGATTACCATAGCAGCGCCCTAGCCAGAAATAAAACTGATCACCGAGGAATCCGCCCATGAAGGCGGTCACTGCCACCCACTTGTAACTGAAATATCCCTGGTGGGCG
This portion of the Pseudomonadota bacterium genome encodes:
- a CDS encoding DedA family protein; translation: AYIIGKNCVQFFTVEPEPLLPLCTTRRTHDIHLVGLRRSLVSVFDDLQHLLIASGYVGIFLWAFIEGEVGMVLAGSLAHQGYFSYKWVAVTAFMGGFLGDQFYFWLGRCYGNRVFDRFPRIGVHAGKARDLLNRYNTLFILTNRFMYGVRIVGPIVVGTTNISSRKFLWLNMISTIVWAVTVTGLGFAFADAVEYVVDDFHRAEQLLVGILVTVGVGYWLYRRRRR